A window of [Clostridium] innocuum genomic DNA:
TTGATCACTGCTTTGCCAGATTAAATGGAGCGAAGCGGAATCGGACCCTCATAATTGGTGATTCGTTATCCAGCGATATGCAGGGAGGTATCAATGCCGGTATTTCCACCTGCTGGTATAATCCTGATGGGAAAAAGAATCACAAGCAGCTTCCGTTAACCTATGAAATTCGGGATTTGCGGGAATTATATACAATATTGGAGGAGGAAAATGATGGATAAGGATATCCTGTTGTTTGATTTGGATGGAACATTGACAGATCCAAAGGTTGGTATTACCAGATCGGTAGCCTTTGCTTTGGATAAAGCCGGTATTCATGTGGAAAATCCGGATGATTTGTGCGCATTTATCGGACCGCCCTTAAAGGATATGTTCATGGAGCTGTATTCCTTTGACGAGGCGCAGGCCTTGCAGGCAATTGCGGATTACCGCGTTTATTTTCGCAAGCAGGGAATGCTGGAAAACGTGGCATATCCGGGGATTCGTGAACTGCTGGAGGCATTGCAGAAGCAGGGCAAAACGCTTTTGGTCGCTACCAGTAAGCCTGAGGAATTCGCCTGTACCATCCTGAAGCATTTTAAGCTGGATTCCTATATGCTGGATATTTGCGGTGCCACGATGGATGGTACCCGCAGCGATAAGGCGGATGTCATTGCCTATGCTGTGCAGAAGTACCGGCTGCCAATTGAACGGTGTGTGATGATCGGAGATCGCCGGCACGATATCATCGGTGGGAAAAAGAACGGCATGCGCACGATTGGCGTATTATATGGATACGGAAGCCGTGAGGAGCTAAAGGAAGCAGGCGCTGACTGCATCGTGGAAGATGTGCAGAGTCTGTTGGATGTATTGAAAAAAGGAGGTTCATAACATGGCTGATAAAAAAAAGAAGAGTACAGCAGAGCTGCTGGAGCAGGCCCGCAAAGCCAAGCAGAAGCCCCGCACCAAAGCTTTGGAAAAAACACTGGGCAAGGGGAAGAACAGCGCCAAGTTTAATAAAGTAAATTTTAACGGATAAGAAAAGAGCGGCTATACCAGAATGGTAACCGCTCTGTTTTTATTCAGGATATGGGCAAGTGCTGTGCTTCCCCCATCCTCACCATCCAGTGTCCAGGGAATCTGTTCCCGGGCTTCTATGCGGATATCACAGGCCTTTCGAAAATACATCCAGGTTTCATTAACCTCATGCTTTATCAGCGCCGCAATGATATTTTGTACATCCAGGGGATTGTTGGGAACCCGGATGAGCAGAAGCTCAAACTGCCCATCATCCAGCTGTGCATCCTCGGAGTTCACAGCTGTAAAGCCTGCCACAAACTTGGAATTGGTGATACAGCCGAAGATACAGGAATCCTCAATGACTTCATCCTGATCAATGACAGCTTTGACATGATAGCGGGGAATATTTGTCAGCTGCTTGACGCCTTCCAGAAAATATGCGATTTTTCCGAAGGAGTTCTTGGTGCTTTGCGGTGTGGAGTAGGAAATTTCTGTGAAGATACCAAACGCCGCAACATAGGTGAAATAGCGGTTATTGAACTGGCCGATATCACAGGAAAACGGACGGTATTGTGCAATGGTGTCCATGAGCTTTCCAGCACTTTTCGGCAGCTTCAGCGTAGCCGCAAAATCGTTGACTGTCCCGCTTGGAAGATAGGCAAGCACAGGCTTGTTGTCTATTTCCATAATGCCGCTGATCACCTCATTCCAGGTACCGTCCCCACCGATGCATACGAGAATATCACAGCAGCCTTCACTGGTTTTCGCAAGCTTTTGTGCATGTCCCGCATACTGGGTTACATAAACCTGTATCGTATCCTGCATGGCACAAAACCGGTCACATAACGTAAATAAAGCCGTTTTTGCCGTCTGCTTTCCTGCCTTTGGATTCATAATGATTCTGATGCTTCTGTCCATACACACGCCCCGTTTCCTTTGCATATAATTGTATAGCATAAAGACGGAAAAGGGAAGTGGAGTGCAGGAATTAGTGTTAATATCCTAAGACACCGTCGAGTGATTCATCCTGCAATACCCAGTCGTTGTATACATCAATCATACGGTATTGGGAAGGCGTATCCCGTATATAGACTTTTGAAATTCCTGCATTGATGATCATTCGCTTGCACATGGAACAGCTGTTCGAGCTTTGAATCAGCTCCCCGCTGACTGCTTCATAGCCTACCAGAAACATATCGGCTCCCAGCATTTCACTGCGCTGTGCACTGATGATTGCATTTGCTTCCGCATGGACACTCCGACATAATTCATAGCGTTCTCCCCTTGGAACCTGCAGCTTCTCTCGGATACAGTATTCCAGATCCAGACAGTTGGTACGTCCCCGAGGGGCACCCACATATCCGGTGGAGACAATTTCATCATGCTGAACGATTACCGCACCGTAAATTCTTCTGCGGCAGGTGCTTCTCTGTGCGACTGTTCCTGCGATATCCAGATAGTAATTGATTTTATCTACGCGCTCCTGTTTCATAAAAACCTCCCTTTCTTTATCAAATATTATTATAAGGGGAGCTGCTTTTTAATACAATCATCTAAAGAAAGCTGACAGAAAAGCTATGGGAATGCTTGCGGAAGTAAAAAGAAATCATATCGGTATATACAAGTAGGATAAGAGAAAGTCGTATGCTAAAAGCAGTGAGTAAGTCCATGGATAGCAAACAGCTGTGTGAAAAGAGCTGCTGTATATGGTGCAGCTTGCATCATAACTACATGATTACGGTTTTTTATATAAAGAGGTCGACCACATCGAATCAAGTCTTCCATAAAGCTTCCTGCTTACGGACATCCTGAATCTCAAAGGGTTGCAGGCAATGAAAAGTGTGCGGGTGAGCGGTGAAGCTGTTTATTCTGCATTGGTATGAAGAGATAATGGAAATCCATATCTTCTTCCTTTTCGAAAGGAGTAACCAAAAAGCAGACGATACGTTTATCAATCGTCTGCCTTTCAGAAATTAAGCTATTGCATTCACTTTTAACATGCGCCCTGCAGACTCATGTTGCATGCTGCATTCAGCTTCTGTTATTACGAGTACCTTCAGATGCCTTTCACACAGGAAAGAACAGCCTCATAATCGGGTTCGTCTGTAATTTCCCTGACATACTCGACATAGCGCAGGATATTGTCCTTATCAACTACAAATACTGCCCGCGTCAGTAAACCTAACTCTTCGACATAGGTTGCAGTTGCCGCTGCAAAGCTGTGCAGCTTGTAATCACTCAATGTAATTACATTTTCATTGTTTTTTGCCTGACACCAGCGTTCAAGAGCAAATGGCAGGTCCATGGATATTGCACAGACGGTAACATCCTTTAGCTCCTTTGCGTAATTGATAAACTTTGCGACCTCCATACTGCATACACCGGTATCCAGGGAAGGTACACTGAGGAAAATACGTGTACCTGTACTGTCCTCACTTCGCCACTCGCTCATATCATTTCGTATAGCAGTAAACGGCTTTAATGTCTCGTTTTCCTTCACTGCCTCATGCTTTATTGTCACAGGATTTCCCTGAAAGGTTATATTCATTTGATATCCCTCGCTTTCTGTACATAGTATACCCGGATTGTTTGAAAAGGTGAACTTATTTGCCTGGAAATTTATGAACAAGGATACGAAACGAAAACAGTGTGTAGCTTCTGCTTTTTTCTTGTATATTGTTTACAAAACTGTTTCCATTTCCCTTCGAATCCGCTATACTGTTAGAGGAAAGTTGAGGGGTTGTGCATGAATACAGATCAGCTGCTGGATGTGGCCAGCTATGCAGGGAAACTGCTCATAGAAAGCGGAGCGGAAATCTATCGGGTGGAGGAAACGATGGTGCGGCTCTGCACGAGCTTTTCCGAGGTGGAGGATGCACAGAGCTTCGTTACCACAACCGGCATCATGTTCTCCATCACGGTTGCCAGCAAAACACATACAAAAATTCTTCGTGTGCATACACGCGGTGTGGATTTAAACTGCATTGATAAGATCAACAGCCTCTCAAGAGAAACCGCCGTGCAGAATTACACAATCGAGGAGCTGGCGCTAAAGCTGAGAGAAATAGAAAATGAACAGCGCTATTCCTTTTGGATAATCATGTTCTTCGGAGCATTGAGTGCAGGTGGCTTTGCGGTTTTCTTCGGTGGAAATTATCTGGAGGCAGGATGCAGCTTTTTGATCGGACTGCTGATTAAAGCGGTAAGCGCCCTTATGGAACAGCGCGGCCTGCACGGCTTTTTTACGAATGCAATTGCGGCGGCGAGCGGTGCGCTTGCGGCACTGGGGGCACATGCCCTCTGTCCGGATACGGATGTCGATATCCTTATTATATCCAGCATCATGCTGCTTGTTCCCGGCTTAGCCATCACCAATGCCATACGGGATACGGTTTCCGGGGATTATCTGTCCGGTGTTGCCCGTGCAACCGAGGCCTTTCTGGTGGCGATTGCAATCGCTGCCGGTATCGGTGTTGTCCTTTCCATGTCCATCGGACTGAGCGGAGGTATGTGACATGTATCTGATAAATATGATGATCGCCTCTTTTTTTGCCTCTCTGGGATTTGGCGTAATGTTTAATATTCGTGGAAGAAAACTGATTCTTGCAGGAATTGCAGGCTCAATCGGCGGTGCAGTCTACCATGCGGCACTGCTGTTGGGCTGCTCGGAGCTGACTGCCATGTTTCTGGGGTCGGTTGCACTATCGCTGTATTCTGAAATTTTTGCCCGTATCTGCAAGACACCGGTAACAACCTTTATCATTTGTGCCCTGATACCGCTGGTACCCGGAGGTGGAATGTATCGTACGATGCTGAAGGCGATAGAAGGGGATGTGATGCAGGCGTTGTCCATCGGTCTGGATACGCTGACCATCGCAGGCGTACTGGCTCTGGGAATCCTTGTTGTTTCAACAATCATGAAGGCTGTATTCAAACCGGAGAGAAGGAGTGTGAGAAGGCATGTGGAAAACTGAAAGAAAAGTGGAGCTGCTGGCACCTGCCGGCTCTATGGAGGCGCTTCGTGCGGCAGTCCAAAATGGTTGTGATGCCGTGTATCTTGGTGGCAGTATGTTTGGTGCCAGAGCATTCGCCAATAATTTTGATGAGGATGAAATTCAGGAAGCAATCGCCTATGCCCATGTGTATGGGGTCCGTGTGTTTGTTACCGTCAATACCCTGATTCGGGAAGAGGAATTTGAGGACTGTGTCCGGTATGTTCAGTTTTTATATGAGCATGATGTGGATGCGGTAATTATTCAGGATATGGGCTTATTCTCTGTGCTGCACCAACGCTTCCCGGACATGGAGCTGCATGCATCCACACAGATGCATATCCATAATCCGCAGGGAATTCGCTTTATGGAGTCCTGCGGTGCCAGCAGAGTGGTGGTGCCAAGAGAAACTCCGCTAAAGGAAATCCGAGCATATGCGGCTTTGGGCGTAGACCTGGAGGTTTTTGTTCAGGGAGCCCTGTGTGTATCCTACAGCGGGCAGTGTCTGATGAGCTCACTGACACTGCAGCGAAGCGGAAACCGCGGCGAATGTGCACAGAACTGCCGTATGAAATATCAGCTGGAAAAGCGGGAGGACGGTCATAGGGAAATCCTGCAAGGAAAAGGGGAATACCTGCTGAGCCCGAAGGATATGAATACGCTGGAAAGAGTTCCGGAGCTGATTGAAGCGGGAATTGCCTCCTTTAAAATCGAGGGCAGGATGAAACGCCCGGAATATGTGGCATTGATGGTTGCCTTATACCGTAAGGCGATCGATGCGTATTATGAGGGAAGAGCATTTATCTATGATGAAGCTGTGGATATGCAGATGAAAAAAATATTCAACCGCGGCTTTACCCAGGGGCATTTGTTTCATCATTACGGGGCGCAGCTGATGAATCCTATCCGTCCCAATCATATCGGAGTCAAGGTTGGTAAAGTCATTCAGGTTACCAGAGATAAAATTGTGATACGCCTGCAGGATACCCTGCGGCAGCAGGATGGTATCCGCATTTTGCAGGAACCGAAGGATATCGGCTTTCAGGTAAATTTTCTGTATAAGGACGGATTGCTGGTCAATCACGGAGCAGCAGGGGATATTGTGGAGCTGGATAAAACAGTACCTGTTGTGAAAGGAAGTATTGTCCTGAAGACCAGTGATGCACAGCAGCTGCAGGCATTGCAGAAAAGCTATGAGGCAGCACCGCGTAAGGTTGCCGTTTATGCACAGTTCACCATGCAGGCAGGCAAACCGGCAGTCCTGGAGATTATGGACGAGGAAGGCAGAAGTGTACGAGTGGAAAGTGATGCCGTATGTGAAACAGCACGCAGGATGCCGCTGAAAGAGGAGCGAATTGCTGCGCAGCTGAAAAAAAGCGGAGATACGCCGTTTGTATTCGAGAACATTTCCTATCAGCTGGATGTGCAGGGAATACTTCCTATCCGGGAACTCAATCAGATGCGTCGAAGTGCATTGGCGAAGCTGGAGGAGCAGCGAAAAATTCTGCATAAGCAGCGCCGTATTCTTGCGGACAAGCAGCCCGTAATCCATTCAATACAGGACGCTCCATCACTCTGTGCTGTTGTGCATACTGAGGAACAGCTGCAGGCCTGTCTACAGGAGGGCTTGGATATGATCTTTGTGGAAAATCGCAGCCTGTATGCATTGATGAAGGGTACAGAGGGAGTTTATCCGCGTATGCCACGAGTGATGAAGGAGGAGTATCCTGCTTCCCTGATGATGATTCAGGAAACCGGCGGCTTGCAGGCGGGAAAGGTCTTCTGTGATACCTCGCTGAATATGACGAATTCCCATACCGCCGCATTTCTGCTTACTCACGGTGCAAGGGGGATCAGCTTTTCTCTGGAAAGCAGCCTACAGGACTGTATTGCAATCAAACGTTGCTTTCAGGAACGATATGCGGTGGATGCACCCTTCTTTTATACGGTATACGGCAGAGCTGAGCTGATGCTGAGCGAATACTGTCCAATCAATTCCGTTATCTGTAATCATACAGACAGAAATTGCGGTCTTTGCAGGCAGGGGGCGGCATACGCTCTTCTCGATGTGAAACAGCATCGCTATCCGATTTTGTGTGACGAGGCTTGCCGTACGCATATTCTACATTATGAGGTGCGCAATCATATTGATTCAATTCCGGAAGCAAAGCAGCATGGGATTCAGCATTTTCTATGCACGTTCACCATAGAAGGCGCGGCTGACTGCCACAGGATTATCACAGCCTGTAAAGCGCAGCTGCAAATGAAACAGGGTGTATAAGAAAAGGTATGTCATAGAATATACCTAATTGAAAAGAGGGCGTATATATGGTGAATCTTATACAGGCAAAGGAGCAGTTTGCCGCCTATTGCAAAGGATATGATACACAGGATGAGCGGGTGGCTCTTAAAATCGTGCATTCACAAAAGGTGGCTGAGATTTCAAAGCAGCTGGCGATCCACAGAAACTGCTCTGCTATGGATGTGGAGCTGGCCGAGGTGACAGGCCTGTATCATGATATCGGAAGATTTGAACAGCTGAAGCAGTATCATACCTTTCTGGATGCGAAAAGTATCGATCATGCGGCACTTGGGGTACGGATTTTACAGGAACAAGGGCTGTTATCTGTTTTCTGTGATGATCCGCACCAGCAGGAAGTACTGCTGCATGCGATAGAAAACCATAATAAGTTTCAGATTGCAGACGACCTGGAGGAACATGCATTTCTGCATACCACGATTCTGAGGGATGCGGATAAAACGGATATCTTCCGTGTAAATCTGATGGAGAAAGCGGAAAATGTCTATCTGTGCAGTGAAGAGCAGCTGCTGCAGGAAACGGTGAGTGAGGAGGTTCTGCAGGATTTTTTGAACAGCCGTCCCATTCTGTCCGCAAAACGGAAAACGCATCTCGATATCCTGCTGTCCCATATGGCATTTATATTTGATTATCATGATGCCTATGCACTGTCTCTTGTTTTACAGCAGCATTATATTGAACGCATGGTAGAACGTTATCCGTTTCAAAGAGAGCAGGCACAGCAGGCAATACAGCTTGCTGTACAACATGCACTGACATATATGCAAAAGCGAATCGCTGCGTAAAAGAGTGGCTTTCATGCCTACCAAGGAGTAAAGCGTTTTCCGTTTCTGTAAGAATATGGAGGATGTAAAAAGTTTCCCCTGCTGATTTACAGAAAGCAGGGGATGAATGCATGGCATTTTGTGAAGCATACGTTTGAATTATGAGAAAGCAGGAATCCGGTTATGGGAAAAAACTCCATACAATCGGATTCCTTTTTCATCATCACCGTATGGCTGATATACAGCTTATTTCATGTATCCCGACAGGGTAAGCTATGGAAAGCTGTACTGCGTGAATGCGGAAAGGAACACATCAGCTTTTTATAATCGGCTGTTTTCAGCAGTACCTAGCATGGCTTCTTTTTCTGTGAATGTCTGCAGCGAAACCGTCAGCTGAATTGCTTCGCTGTAACAGGTCCTCTCAGCATCCCTGTCGGAAGGAAAATGCAAAGGATGCCTTTTCCACTATTCTTTGAATTGCATGACGGATTTAGAAAAGTTTAAGATTTACCTGCGTTTTATGGTAAGAAATCTCCTGCATAATAAAGACTGTAAGAAAGGGGCTGATCTCATGAAGAAGAAATACATCGTTATGCTGGGTGGTGTTCTTCTATTGGCTGGTGCCGGACTTGGTCTTCTTTTTGGCAGTATCGACATGGATCAGATTTCCCGTATGCTGGAAGATATCCCGCATGGCCTGCGTGAGATACTCATGATTGTTTTGATAGCCGCACAGATTTTTCTGGCCTTTCTGCCGGGAGAGCCGCTGGAGCTTGCGGCCGGATTTCTGTTTGGCTCCGTTGGCGGGACATTGCTTTGTCTGGTAGGATCTCTGCTTGGGACAGCACTTGTATACCTTCTGGTTCAGCGGTATGGAAAACGGCTGGTAACCGTCTTTTTTAAACAGGAGCAGCTGAATGAGTTTACCGGAGTATTGAAAAAAAAGAATAGCATGCTGTGGATTTTCCTGCTGTTTCTGATTCCCGGCACGCCGAAGGATATTATGACCTATGCCGTATCCCTATCCAATATCGCTCTGGGAAAATGGCTGCTGCTCACAACCGTGGGACGTATTCCCAGCATTGTGACATCGACATTTCTCAGCGGTTCATTGAAGGAGGGAAATTTCGTCGCAGCTGCCGGAGTGGCAATACTTACGATTCTGCTTGTAATTGCAGGAGGCTTTGCTTATAAACGCATGAAGGAGGATACAGCGATATGATACAATTTATTATCTGCACATTCTGTGCAGTTGCAACCTTTCTGGGGTTTCTGCTGCATAACATGGAAGAATCATCCGGAATATAGTACAATT
This region includes:
- the tpx gene encoding thiol peroxidase, which codes for MNITFQGNPVTIKHEAVKENETLKPFTAIRNDMSEWRSEDSTGTRIFLSVPSLDTGVCSMEVAKFINYAKELKDVTVCAISMDLPFALERWCQAKNNENVITLSDYKLHSFAAATATYVEELGLLTRAVFVVDKDNILRYVEYVREITDEPDYEAVLSCVKGI
- a CDS encoding HD domain-containing protein, translating into MVNLIQAKEQFAAYCKGYDTQDERVALKIVHSQKVAEISKQLAIHRNCSAMDVELAEVTGLYHDIGRFEQLKQYHTFLDAKSIDHAALGVRILQEQGLLSVFCDDPHQQEVLLHAIENHNKFQIADDLEEHAFLHTTILRDADKTDIFRVNLMEKAENVYLCSEEQLLQETVSEEVLQDFLNSRPILSAKRKTHLDILLSHMAFIFDYHDAYALSLVLQQHYIERMVERYPFQREQAQQAIQLAVQHALTYMQKRIAA
- a CDS encoding HAD family hydrolase; the protein is MDKDILLFDLDGTLTDPKVGITRSVAFALDKAGIHVENPDDLCAFIGPPLKDMFMELYSFDEAQALQAIADYRVYFRKQGMLENVAYPGIRELLEALQKQGKTLLVATSKPEEFACTILKHFKLDSYMLDICGATMDGTRSDKADVIAYAVQKYRLPIERCVMIGDRRHDIIGGKKNGMRTIGVLYGYGSREELKEAGADCIVEDVQSLLDVLKKGGS
- a CDS encoding U32 family peptidase produces the protein MWKTERKVELLAPAGSMEALRAAVQNGCDAVYLGGSMFGARAFANNFDEDEIQEAIAYAHVYGVRVFVTVNTLIREEEFEDCVRYVQFLYEHDVDAVIIQDMGLFSVLHQRFPDMELHASTQMHIHNPQGIRFMESCGASRVVVPRETPLKEIRAYAALGVDLEVFVQGALCVSYSGQCLMSSLTLQRSGNRGECAQNCRMKYQLEKREDGHREILQGKGEYLLSPKDMNTLERVPELIEAGIASFKIEGRMKRPEYVALMVALYRKAIDAYYEGRAFIYDEAVDMQMKKIFNRGFTQGHLFHHYGAQLMNPIRPNHIGVKVGKVIQVTRDKIVIRLQDTLRQQDGIRILQEPKDIGFQVNFLYKDGLLVNHGAAGDIVELDKTVPVVKGSIVLKTSDAQQLQALQKSYEAAPRKVAVYAQFTMQAGKPAVLEIMDEEGRSVRVESDAVCETARRMPLKEERIAAQLKKSGDTPFVFENISYQLDVQGILPIRELNQMRRSALAKLEEQRKILHKQRRILADKQPVIHSIQDAPSLCAVVHTEEQLQACLQEGLDMIFVENRSLYALMKGTEGVYPRMPRVMKEEYPASLMMIQETGGLQAGKVFCDTSLNMTNSHTAAFLLTHGARGISFSLESSLQDCIAIKRCFQERYAVDAPFFYTVYGRAELMLSEYCPINSVICNHTDRNCGLCRQGAAYALLDVKQHRYPILCDEACRTHILHYEVRNHIDSIPEAKQHGIQHFLCTFTIEGAADCHRIITACKAQLQMKQGV
- a CDS encoding TVP38/TMEM64 family protein is translated as MKKKYIVMLGGVLLLAGAGLGLLFGSIDMDQISRMLEDIPHGLREILMIVLIAAQIFLAFLPGEPLELAAGFLFGSVGGTLLCLVGSLLGTALVYLLVQRYGKRLVTVFFKQEQLNEFTGVLKKKNSMLWIFLLFLIPGTPKDIMTYAVSLSNIALGKWLLLTTVGRIPSIVTSTFLSGSLKEGNFVAAAGVAILTILLVIAGGFAYKRMKEDTAI
- a CDS encoding YegS/Rv2252/BmrU family lipid kinase encodes the protein MDRSIRIIMNPKAGKQTAKTALFTLCDRFCAMQDTIQVYVTQYAGHAQKLAKTSEGCCDILVCIGGDGTWNEVISGIMEIDNKPVLAYLPSGTVNDFAATLKLPKSAGKLMDTIAQYRPFSCDIGQFNNRYFTYVAAFGIFTEISYSTPQSTKNSFGKIAYFLEGVKQLTNIPRYHVKAVIDQDEVIEDSCIFGCITNSKFVAGFTAVNSEDAQLDDGQFELLLIRVPNNPLDVQNIIAALIKHEVNETWMYFRKACDIRIEAREQIPWTLDGEDGGSTALAHILNKNRAVTILV
- a CDS encoding threonine/serine exporter family protein; translated protein: MNTDQLLDVASYAGKLLIESGAEIYRVEETMVRLCTSFSEVEDAQSFVTTTGIMFSITVASKTHTKILRVHTRGVDLNCIDKINSLSRETAVQNYTIEELALKLREIENEQRYSFWIIMFFGALSAGGFAVFFGGNYLEAGCSFLIGLLIKAVSALMEQRGLHGFFTNAIAAASGALAALGAHALCPDTDVDILIISSIMLLVPGLAITNAIRDTVSGDYLSGVARATEAFLVAIAIAAGIGVVLSMSIGLSGGM
- a CDS encoding threonine/serine exporter codes for the protein MYLINMMIASFFASLGFGVMFNIRGRKLILAGIAGSIGGAVYHAALLLGCSELTAMFLGSVALSLYSEIFARICKTPVTTFIICALIPLVPGGGMYRTMLKAIEGDVMQALSIGLDTLTIAGVLALGILVVSTIMKAVFKPERRSVRRHVEN
- a CDS encoding cytidine deaminase, yielding MKQERVDKINYYLDIAGTVAQRSTCRRRIYGAVIVQHDEIVSTGYVGAPRGRTNCLDLEYCIREKLQVPRGERYELCRSVHAEANAIISAQRSEMLGADMFLVGYEAVSGELIQSSNSCSMCKRMIINAGISKVYIRDTPSQYRMIDVYNDWVLQDESLDGVLGY